One Salvelinus sp. IW2-2015 unplaced genomic scaffold, ASM291031v2 Un_scaffold2157, whole genome shotgun sequence DNA segment encodes these proteins:
- the LOC112073124 gene encoding cyclic AMP-responsive element-binding protein 1 isoform X3, giving the protein MTMESAADVQQGGDTAVSETDGQQIAHSQVSMAAGHATSSGPTVTLVQLPNGQTVQVHGVIQAAQPSVIQSPQVQTVQISNIAESEDSQESVDSVTDSFKRREILSRRPSYRKILNDLSSGDTPGVPRIEEEKSEEDLAPAITTVTMPTSCPIYQTSSGQYIAITQGGAIQLANNGTDAVQGLQTLSMSNAAAAQQGTTILQYAQTSDGQQILVPSNQVVVQAASGDVQAYQIRTVPNSTIASGVVMASSPALSGQGGPEVEVTRKREVRLMKNREAARECRRKKKEYVKCLENRVAVLENQNKTLIEELKALKDLYCHKSE; this is encoded by the exons ATGACCATGGAGTCGGCAGCAGATGTTCAGCAGGGAGGAGACACAGCAGTGTCAGAGACAGACGGCCAACAGATCGCCCACTCACAG GTTTCCATGGCAGCGGGCCACGCCACGTCCAGTGGTCCTACGGTGACCCTGGTGCAGCTGCCCAACGGTCAGACGGTCCAGGTTCACGGGGTCATCCAGGCCGCTCAGCCCTCGGTCATACAGTCACCACAGGTCCAGACTGTTCAG ATCTCCAACATAGCAGAGAGTGAAGACTCCCAGGAGTCAGTAGACAGTGTGACTGACTCTTTTAAACGCAGAGAGATCCTCTCACGACGCCCCTCATACAG GAAGATCCTGAATGACTTGTCATCAGGTGACACCCCAGGGGTTCCCAGGATTGAGGAAGAGAAGTCGGAGGAGGACCTAGCCCCCGCCATCACAACGGTTACCATGCCCACATCATGCCCTATCTACCAGACCAGCAGTGGCCAGTACA tcgcCATCACCCAAGGCGGTGCGATCCAGTTGGCCAATAACGGAACAGACGCGGTCCAGGGACTGCAGACCCTGTCCATGTCCAACGCTGCGGCCGCCCAGCAGGGCACCACCATCctgcagtacgcccagacctcgGACGGCCAGCAGATCCTGGTGCCCAGCAACCAGGTGGTAGTGCAAG CTGCGTCTGGAGATGTGCAGGCCTACCAGATCCGCACGGTCCCCAACAGCACCATCGCCTCTGGGGTGGTCATGGCCTCCTCCCCTGCCCTGTCTGGCCAGGGGGGCCCAGAGGTAGAAGTTACCCGCAAGAGAGAGGTCAGACTCATGAAGAACAG AGAGGCGGCCCGCGAGTGTCGCAGGAAGAAGAAGGAGTATGTCAAGTGTCTGGAGAACCGCGTGGCCGTGCTCGAGAACCAGAACAAAACCCTGATAGAGGAACTGAAAGCGCTTAAAGACCTGTACTGCCATAAATCTGAGTAG
- the LOC112073124 gene encoding cyclic AMP-responsive element-binding protein 1 isoform X2: protein MTMESAADVQQGGDTAVSETDGQQIAHSQDYVYALQVSMAAGHATSSGPTVTLVQLPNGQTVQVHGVIQAAQPSVIQSPQVQTVQISNIAESEDSQESVDSVTDSFKRREILSRRPSYRKILNDLSSGDTPGVPRIEEEKSEEDLAPAITTVTMPTSCPIYQTSSGQYIAITQGGAIQLANNGTDAVQGLQTLSMSNAAAAQQGTTILQYAQTSDGQQILVPSNQVVVQAASGDVQAYQIRTVPNSTIASGVVMASSPALSGQGGPEVEVTRKREVRLMKNREAARECRRKKKEYVKCLENRVAVLENQNKTLIEELKALKDLYCHKSE, encoded by the exons ATGACCATGGAGTCGGCAGCAGATGTTCAGCAGGGAGGAGACACAGCAGTGTCAGAGACAGACGGCCAACAGATCGCCCACTCACAG GATTATGTTTATGCTTTGCAGGTTTCCATGGCAGCGGGCCACGCCACGTCCAGTGGTCCTACGGTGACCCTGGTGCAGCTGCCCAACGGTCAGACGGTCCAGGTTCACGGGGTCATCCAGGCCGCTCAGCCCTCGGTCATACAGTCACCACAGGTCCAGACTGTTCAG ATCTCCAACATAGCAGAGAGTGAAGACTCCCAGGAGTCAGTAGACAGTGTGACTGACTCTTTTAAACGCAGAGAGATCCTCTCACGACGCCCCTCATACAG GAAGATCCTGAATGACTTGTCATCAGGTGACACCCCAGGGGTTCCCAGGATTGAGGAAGAGAAGTCGGAGGAGGACCTAGCCCCCGCCATCACAACGGTTACCATGCCCACATCATGCCCTATCTACCAGACCAGCAGTGGCCAGTACA tcgcCATCACCCAAGGCGGTGCGATCCAGTTGGCCAATAACGGAACAGACGCGGTCCAGGGACTGCAGACCCTGTCCATGTCCAACGCTGCGGCCGCCCAGCAGGGCACCACCATCctgcagtacgcccagacctcgGACGGCCAGCAGATCCTGGTGCCCAGCAACCAGGTGGTAGTGCAAG CTGCGTCTGGAGATGTGCAGGCCTACCAGATCCGCACGGTCCCCAACAGCACCATCGCCTCTGGGGTGGTCATGGCCTCCTCCCCTGCCCTGTCTGGCCAGGGGGGCCCAGAGGTAGAAGTTACCCGCAAGAGAGAGGTCAGACTCATGAAGAACAG AGAGGCGGCCCGCGAGTGTCGCAGGAAGAAGAAGGAGTATGTCAAGTGTCTGGAGAACCGCGTGGCCGTGCTCGAGAACCAGAACAAAACCCTGATAGAGGAACTGAAAGCGCTTAAAGACCTGTACTGCCATAAATCTGAGTAG
- the LOC112073124 gene encoding cyclic AMP-responsive element-binding protein 1 isoform X1, producing MTMESAADVQQGGDTAVSETDGQQIAHSQQDYVYALQVSMAAGHATSSGPTVTLVQLPNGQTVQVHGVIQAAQPSVIQSPQVQTVQISNIAESEDSQESVDSVTDSFKRREILSRRPSYRKILNDLSSGDTPGVPRIEEEKSEEDLAPAITTVTMPTSCPIYQTSSGQYIAITQGGAIQLANNGTDAVQGLQTLSMSNAAAAQQGTTILQYAQTSDGQQILVPSNQVVVQAASGDVQAYQIRTVPNSTIASGVVMASSPALSGQGGPEVEVTRKREVRLMKNREAARECRRKKKEYVKCLENRVAVLENQNKTLIEELKALKDLYCHKSE from the exons ATGACCATGGAGTCGGCAGCAGATGTTCAGCAGGGAGGAGACACAGCAGTGTCAGAGACAGACGGCCAACAGATCGCCCACTCACAG CAGGATTATGTTTATGCTTTGCAGGTTTCCATGGCAGCGGGCCACGCCACGTCCAGTGGTCCTACGGTGACCCTGGTGCAGCTGCCCAACGGTCAGACGGTCCAGGTTCACGGGGTCATCCAGGCCGCTCAGCCCTCGGTCATACAGTCACCACAGGTCCAGACTGTTCAG ATCTCCAACATAGCAGAGAGTGAAGACTCCCAGGAGTCAGTAGACAGTGTGACTGACTCTTTTAAACGCAGAGAGATCCTCTCACGACGCCCCTCATACAG GAAGATCCTGAATGACTTGTCATCAGGTGACACCCCAGGGGTTCCCAGGATTGAGGAAGAGAAGTCGGAGGAGGACCTAGCCCCCGCCATCACAACGGTTACCATGCCCACATCATGCCCTATCTACCAGACCAGCAGTGGCCAGTACA tcgcCATCACCCAAGGCGGTGCGATCCAGTTGGCCAATAACGGAACAGACGCGGTCCAGGGACTGCAGACCCTGTCCATGTCCAACGCTGCGGCCGCCCAGCAGGGCACCACCATCctgcagtacgcccagacctcgGACGGCCAGCAGATCCTGGTGCCCAGCAACCAGGTGGTAGTGCAAG CTGCGTCTGGAGATGTGCAGGCCTACCAGATCCGCACGGTCCCCAACAGCACCATCGCCTCTGGGGTGGTCATGGCCTCCTCCCCTGCCCTGTCTGGCCAGGGGGGCCCAGAGGTAGAAGTTACCCGCAAGAGAGAGGTCAGACTCATGAAGAACAG AGAGGCGGCCCGCGAGTGTCGCAGGAAGAAGAAGGAGTATGTCAAGTGTCTGGAGAACCGCGTGGCCGTGCTCGAGAACCAGAACAAAACCCTGATAGAGGAACTGAAAGCGCTTAAAGACCTGTACTGCCATAAATCTGAGTAG
- the LOC112073125 gene encoding cyclin-Y-like protein 1: MGNTVSCCVSPEGSPKLPRQPVDRHEDYQIITDVSDDTGPYLQHISDREVPDELAQESNPSDHARASTIFLCKSQTDSELRDKRKSNHINHVSHTSPGPLSKKYSSCSTIFIDDSTVSQPNLKSTIKCVTLAIYYHIKNRDSDRSLDIFDEKMHPLSREQVPDNYSVMDPEHKLIYRFVRTLFSAAQLTAECAIVTLVYLERLLTYAEIDICPCNWKRIVLGAILLASKVWDDQAVWNVDYCQILKDITVEDMNEMERHFLELLQFNINVPASVYAKYYFDLRSLAEDNNLLFPLEPLNNERAQKLEAISRLCEDKYKDLSRAAMRRSFSADNLVGIRRSNAVLS, from the exons ATGGGGAATACGGTTTCATGCTGCGTGTCGCCCGAGGGGAGCCCAAAGCTACCAAGGCAACCGGTGGACCGCCACGAAGACTACCAAATAATTACGGACGTGAGTGACGACACCGGCCCGTACCTGCAGCACATCAGCGACAGAGAGGTCCCTGACG AACTGGCCCAGGAGTCCAACCCATCAGACCATGCCCGAGCCAGCACCATCTTCCTCTGCAAGTCCCAGACAGACAGCGAAT TGCGAGACAAGAGGAAAAGCAATCACATAAACCATGTTAGTCAT ACCTCTCCTGGCCCTCTTTCTAAGAAGTACAGCTCCTGTTCCACCATCTTTATAGATGACAGCACGGTCAGCCAGCCTAACTTGAAAAGCACAATTAAATG TGTTACATTAGCAATATACTACCACATTAAAAACAG gGACTCAGACAGGTCACTGGACATTTTTGATGAGAAGATGCACCCCTTATCG AGAGAGCAGGTCCCTGACAACTACTCTGTCATGGACCCTGAGCACAAACTCATCTACCGCTTTGTCAGAACTCTGTTCAGCGCTGCACAGCTCACTGCAGAGTGTGCCATCGTCACCTTG GTGTATCTGGAGCGTCTGCTGACRTACGCTGAGATAGACATCTGTCCGTGCAACTGGAAGCGTATCGTACTGGGAGCCATCCTGCTGGCGTCCAAGGTGTGGGACGACCAGGCCGTGTGGAACGTAGACTACTGCCAGATCCTCAAAGACATCACTGTGGAGGACAT GAACGAGATGGAGCGTCACTTCCTGGAGCTGCTGCAGTTCAACATCAACGTCCCGGCCAGTGTTTACGCTAAGTACTACTTCGACCTGCGCTCTCTGGCCGAGGACAACAACCTCCTCTTTCCCCTCGAGCCACTCAACAACGAGAGGGCACAGAAACTGGAG GCCATCTCCAGACTGTGTGAAGACAAGTACAAGGACCTGAGCCGAGCGGCCATGAGGAGGTCCTTCAGCGCTGACAATCTGGTGGGCATCCGCCGCTCCAACGCTGTGCTCTCATAG